The window TGGCATAACCAGCGTCATCCACATCTTGCAGCTGCTGGCGGAAGGCTTCTTCCTTGTTGCGACGAGTCGATTCGCTTTGAGCGATGCCGACAGCGAGCGCACCCTTTTCGATCAGCGAAACCGTAACCGGATCGTTCGGAGCGAGCTCCTTCGCCTGTTTGGCGATCACGAGGGCTTCGGCGTAACGGCGATCGTCCATCAGCTTGTTGAACTGCTCGACCAGGCTGGCCAGCTTGTCCTGCATTTCGTAGGTCAGCTCTTGTTCGCGAGCGCGACCAGCGAGCACGGCCCGATTCTTCTCGGCGTTCTCGATGCTCGACTTGTTGTTGTCGATGTACGTTTGCAATTCCGAGGCCCGGCGATCGACCAGGGTCAACAGATTCTTGCGAGCGTTGGTATCGATTTCAGCACTGACCACGCGTTCGCGGAAAGCCTTGATCTTGGCGAGCGCGGCCTTCGGATCTTTTTGCGCGATCTGTTCGGCAGCCTTCGTTTCGTTCGAGAATTCCCGTTGCAACCGCTGACGAGCCACTTCCTGTTGCGAACCAGCCGCTTCTAGCGAGGGCGAGGTCTGCTGCGGTTGAATCGGCGAGGCCGGACCATCGGGCCGCGGCAACGGCTGAGCCGGAGCATTGGCAGCCCGGAGGAAAGTCAGCTTGTCCTTGAGCGCGGCTCGCAACTCCGGATCGAGTTGATCGGCCGACTTCCAGGCTTCAGTGAATTTCCGCATGGCGGTGTCGCGATCTTGAGCTTCGAGGGCTTTCACACCTTCGTCGTACAGCCGCATCGGATGCGAGCCGCCGATCGCTTCGGGGTTCTGACGCATCAGGTTGGCCGAGACGGCCGCAGCTGGCTGAATCCGCGAGGGCTCCGCATTGCCTTGGTTGAAAACGCCAGGCTGCACGGGGAACTTCGGATCACCGGGGCCTTGAATGCCGCCGGCAGCTTGCACACCTTGATTGCGATAGATGGCCTTGTCGACTTCGAGCATGACTTGCCACGGACGAGTTTCGTTCTGAGCAAACATGCTGTCTGGCACTCGCAAGCCATCGGCTTGCTTGGCCAGTTGCGAAGCCTTGTTCAAATCACCCTTGTCGAGGGCCATGCGAGCTTCGGCGACCAGTCGCAGAGCTTCGGCCTTCTTCTCAGGAGTATTGGTCGGAGCCGGCGTGAACGGCGGCGTCGGCAAGCGCTGTGGCGCTTCGTCCGGACGACCCGCTTCGCGAGCGGCAGGCATATTCATGCCAGCGAATTGGTCGGCCGTGCCGGGCATGCCAGGCTGAGGACCAGCCGGAGCACTCGGGGCCGGGCCAAAGCTCGGTGGGTTGAAAGCCACCGGCGGCGCGTTCGACATTTCGGGGTTACGGGCCAGCGGATTGGCTTCCTGCGGCAACGCATACGGATTAGGAGCGCCAGTCGCTTGCCCATTGGCAAAGCCCGGTGGGCCCGCACCGTTCGGCAACAGCGGCACACCTTGCTGATCCTTAGCCGCCATCTCGGTGGGGCTCATCACAAAGGGGGCCGTTGGATTGTTTTGCGGCATCGAGCCGTTGGTGATCTTATCGACCGTGTTCTCGCGAGCATTGCGAGCGGCGAAAGGATCAGCTGGTGGCTGCGACGGCGGAGCCGGCTGCTTGTCGCCAGGCTGCATGAACGCCGGGAAGAGCGAGCTTGGCTTGGCGATGCCGCCCTTGCCCTTGGCTCGTTCTTCGGCGGCCAGCTTCTTGAGCACGGCCGGCGTATCGGCAAACTTGTCCCACACCGGGTCGTATTTCACGCCCAGCTTTTCGGCTTCCACGATCAAGCCATCGGCCCGATCGAATTGGCCATCTTTAAGGGCCTTCCGCGCCTGCCGCAGCAGGTCATCGGATTGGCGACGGGGATCAGCTGCTGGCGCTTGGCCAACAGCATCCGCCGCAATGATCCAAGCCACTGCCGTGGGCGTGGCCGCCTGACTCGACGCAACGAGCAAGGTCGACAATACGACGATGCTCGGCAACACGACGCTCGCTTTCAAAGCGCTTCTCCTAAAACGAGAACAACCGCACGCGCCAAGCTGCGACCACAGTGAACACTGCAGTCGCGGTGACCTGTCCGCTGGAGTTCGGCGCCGAGGCTCGCAAGTTTGCGAACCATAGCGGCCGGACTCGAACGGACGTTGTCTGCTGGCATCCAGGGAAATTCCTGGCCGTCCAACTCGACGATCCCACTCGACGAGAACCAACCTGGGTAGACGAGAGGCGGGTAATTACTGGTAATCGCCCCCGACCGTCAAGAGCGAAAAGGCGAACAATTTTCGCCCCGCACCAGAAGATTTCCGCCGCCGACCGAGACAGTTCGTCGCGGCGGGGAGTAATTAGCGGAGGAGAAGCTTTTGCGACAGATGAATTGCTCTCACTGTTGTCAAATGGCGAGGTTGCGCTCGCAGCCGCACGGCTCATGGCACTGCGTGTGGTGGGGCTAACGACAAGTGACAATCTGTCGCAGCACTTCTAACCAATTTGTAAACCGTTCCAAAGCTCTCGCCGCCCGCTATTGCATTAGAAAGGAAGGAGGTGGTTTAAGTCTCAGGCAGGCGGAGTGCGGTGATGGCCAACAAGGCGAAACAGGCGAAGAAGACGAATCAGCACCAATCAAATAACGGCGAGGCCGCTCAAGAACCGCCGGTGCGGCTCGTCGTCGATGCCCGACTGATGCAACTTTGCTGCTGGGCCGTGGGCCTGGGAATCACTGCGGCCATCGCTGCGCAAATCCTGTTGCTGTTGATTGCCTTCTTCACCAACCTCGCCTTCTTCCAGCGATTCTCGTTCATCACCGTGTCGCCCGCAGACAATCAGATGGGTTGGTGGGTGCTCGTGCCACCAATCATCGGCGCGTTCATCATCGGCTTGATGGCGCGATATGGCTCGTCAGCGATTCGCGGCCACGGCATTCCGGAAGCCATGGAACAAGTGCTCACGAACGAAAGTCGCATTCCCGCCCGCATGACCTGGCTCAAGCCATTGTCGGCGGCGATCTCGATCGGAACCGGTGGCCCGTTTGGATCCGAAGGGCCGATCATCGCAACCGGCAGCGCGCTCGGTTCGTTGCTGGGCCAATTGATTCGCACGACGGCCGGCGAACGCAAAACGTTGCTCGCCGCAGGAGCCGCGGCGGGCATGGCAGCGACCTTTGGCGCTCCAGTTTCTGCAGTTCTTTTAGCGATTGAATTACTGCTGTTCGAATTCCGGCCGCGCTCACTCATTCCTGTGGCGCTTGCCAGTGTAACAGCGGCTGCCGTGCGCATCGGTATCGAAGGGGCCGACCCGGTCTTTCCAATGCCCGACTTGGCCACACCGACTGCTGTTGCGATTCTCGTCTACGTGGCGATCGGCGCACTGATGGGTGTGATGGCTGCGGCGATCACGAAGATTACCTACGCCATCGAGGATGCTTTCGAACATTTGCCGATCCATTGGATGTGGTGGCCCATGATCGGCGCGCTGGCGATTGGCGGCGTTGGTTACTTCGCGCCGCGCACGCTCGGCGTGGGTTATGCGAATATCAGCGACGCGCTCAATGGTAACTTCGCCATGCAAGCCGCGATCTTTCTGGTCGGCATGAAATTCATCAGTTGGTCGGTCTCACTCGGCAGCGGCACTTCGGGCGGAACACTCGCGCCGCTCTTCACCGTCGGAGCGGGACTCGGTCTTGTCATCGGCCAGTTCCTCAACTCAATCTTTCCCGCCGCGGGCATCGACCCGCGCGTGGCAGCGCTCGTCGGCATGGCGGCGCTCTTTGCGGGGGCTTCGCGAGCCTTGCTCGCTTCCGCGGTCTTTGCTTTCGAGACCACACTGC is drawn from Anatilimnocola floriformis and contains these coding sequences:
- a CDS encoding general secretion pathway protein GspD → MKASVVLPSIVVLSTLLVASSQAATPTAVAWIIAADAVGQAPAADPRRQSDDLLRQARKALKDGQFDRADGLIVEAEKLGVKYDPVWDKFADTPAVLKKLAAEERAKGKGGIAKPSSLFPAFMQPGDKQPAPPSQPPADPFAARNARENTVDKITNGSMPQNNPTAPFVMSPTEMAAKDQQGVPLLPNGAGPPGFANGQATGAPNPYALPQEANPLARNPEMSNAPPVAFNPPSFGPAPSAPAGPQPGMPGTADQFAGMNMPAAREAGRPDEAPQRLPTPPFTPAPTNTPEKKAEALRLVAEARMALDKGDLNKASQLAKQADGLRVPDSMFAQNETRPWQVMLEVDKAIYRNQGVQAAGGIQGPGDPKFPVQPGVFNQGNAEPSRIQPAAAVSANLMRQNPEAIGGSHPMRLYDEGVKALEAQDRDTAMRKFTEAWKSADQLDPELRAALKDKLTFLRAANAPAQPLPRPDGPASPIQPQQTSPSLEAAGSQQEVARQRLQREFSNETKAAEQIAQKDPKAALAKIKAFRERVVSAEIDTNARKNLLTLVDRRASELQTYIDNNKSSIENAEKNRAVLAGRAREQELTYEMQDKLASLVEQFNKLMDDRRYAEALVIAKQAKELAPNDPVTVSLIEKGALAVGIAQSESTRRNKEEAFRQQLQDVDDAGYANVNDADPIVFNARRWGELTRRRRGLLESRNRMSPAEQEIQKSLGKPVEVKFVNRPLNEVVNVLSQMTGVNIYLDPQGLHAEGVTVDTPVTLDLSQPISLKSALNLLLEPLGMSYVIQNEVLRVTSQHMRDSNVYAKVYYVADLVIPIPNFTPTYNMGIAGALKESLSTLGYGGNGSPLGRAPLTVAKNDPMQNNSINPTQAGHQHYLAQQGMSEGNGLFPTATSRNPATPGGPGGMGGGVQADFDPLIDLITSTIEPDSWQDVGGPGSVSGFDTNLSLVVSQRQDIHERIADLLEQLRRLQDLQVTIEVRFITVSDRFFERIGIDFDFNIDDNTHLNRFADQIPTPTQSQPLSPFDDDFKSFAVGLTPTGPTADLDYRFSQGGFVTAVPQFGGFDAGSAANFGFAILSDIEVFFLLQAAQGDDRTNVLQAPKVTLFNGQQATIIDSSFRPFVTSVIPVVGDFAAAHQPVIVVLSEGTMMSVQAVVSADRRFVRLTLVPFFSQIGDVETFTFTGSVTTNSGTVIQDPSNPDQNAVSGATRTVSGTTVQLPTLATTTVTTTVSVPDGGTVLLGGIKRLREGRTERGLPLVSKIPYVSRLFTNVGIGRDAQSLMMMVTPRIIIQEEEEEKLGIDFEDPGK
- a CDS encoding chloride channel protein; its protein translation is MANKAKQAKKTNQHQSNNGEAAQEPPVRLVVDARLMQLCCWAVGLGITAAIAAQILLLLIAFFTNLAFFQRFSFITVSPADNQMGWWVLVPPIIGAFIIGLMARYGSSAIRGHGIPEAMEQVLTNESRIPARMTWLKPLSAAISIGTGGPFGSEGPIIATGSALGSLLGQLIRTTAGERKTLLAAGAAAGMAATFGAPVSAVLLAIELLLFEFRPRSLIPVALASVTAAAVRIGIEGADPVFPMPDLATPTAVAILVYVAIGALMGVMAAAITKITYAIEDAFEHLPIHWMWWPMIGALAIGGVGYFAPRTLGVGYANISDALNGNFAMQAAIFLVGMKFISWSVSLGSGTSGGTLAPLFTVGAGLGLVIGQFLNSIFPAAGIDPRVAALVGMAALFAGASRALLASAVFAFETTLQPLGLLPLLGGCGMSYLLASLLCRNSLLTEKIARRGVHAPVEYLTDHLDQVAVGSIASKQVVTLRAQQTLAEVRKWLDSDPEHSQHQGYPVVDERMRLIGVLTRRNLLAATEAADTPLRNLVTRFPIYVYDTSTARDAADHMVRHDVGRLPVVSRANPKLLVGIVTRSDILSVYERRLRETESIHPREHWQRSA